The window GTTTTGCTTAAAAAGTGCTAATTATATTGTTGTAATATACAATTCTTTTTATTTAGAATATTATCATTAAAGTTCTCAATCAACTAGTGTATTGTTCCTTTGGCTTAGTTTTAATAAGAAATTAACATGTGTTTGCATTTTCAGAAAAAGGAAATAATAAGTGAGTGTTGCTAAAGTGCTTCTTGCATCCAATGAGAAATCTACTATAGAAGATGGTTAATGTGGTACACCCAATGAGCATTCTTCCTGAGAAAACAATGCATTTGGCACATCCGGTGAACTATGTGCTGAGGAAGAAGTATTTGACACATCTGGTGAGCAACATTCAGAACAAAAAAATGACACATTTGATGGATGACTTCTAGGGAAAACAAGGTAGTTGACAAACTTAATGGTAAACTTGTTGGACATAAACATGGAATATCCAAAAGACTGAATTGTGTTTAGGGCCACTTTTTTACCAAAGTTTCACTTCGGAAGTGCTTCCAATCTACTTACTTATGATTGTTGGTAGTTGTATTTGTTCATCGCCATTCCGcattaatgtaaatattacaATGTAATTGTGCCAATACGAGTATTGTTATGTATTGGTTAATCTTACCAGCCACCTTTATGGTAAATTAATCGAGATAATAGAACTTGGTTTCCTCGTGTCACAAATATTGTATTAGCAAAGGTAGTTTATCTTGcacataaaataataataatatatatactacctAATAAGTGCACTCCATTTTGTTCACTTAAACATATATTCATTAAATATCATAAAGTAATGTAACTATTGGGTTGGTCCATTGGTTTGTAGACACACATACACTCCGAGGCCGATTGAATTCATGTGTACCGTAAGCAATGCATGTTTATGAACAACATGTCTATAAATCTTAGAGCAATATGATCAAATTGTGGCTTGCCAGAATCTTGCTTTTAAGACTCTcttcgttccaaaaaaaaaatagcgagTTAGTATTGGATGAGACATACCCTAGTAATAATATGAATCTAGAGAGCTGGCTTGTGCAATTGGTGCAATTGTTGTGCCCGTGAGTACTCGAGAGTAAAAAAACATGAGGCACGTATACAGATTCAGGATTCCCGAAGGATAATAACCATACTTATGTTCTTGGTCACTGTATGGAAGGTTTGTACAAAGGGTGTGAAGCTCTCGAGCTAGCTAACAAACCTAAAGTTCTTGCTGATTCTATCGTCCAACCCTCTCTCTACCAAGAAAAGAAGAGCTCTGTATGCAATAATACAGCTGAACTAACTCTTCGAGCTCCATGCGGTTTGTTGTAGTGGCAGACATCCTGTGGGACGCAATGCAAGGCCCTTTCGCACAGTCCCAGTCTTTTCCCACAACCTATGTATCCACGCCTATGTGAAAACTTGACTTTAGATTCAACATATCTCGCTTCATTAATACATTGAGTAATGTAATGGAATCTGAACTTAATGCGATGGACGTGCTCTGTAGCCATTACGACATGTAATGGTATCCAATAGGATACACGTCCACCTATCTTCTGTCAGCGAGAACACCACATACCCCTCCTTGGGCTGTTGGCGGGTTCTTGTTTGAAGAATCCTGGAGTGCACGATTTAATCCGTTCCCGAATGCAGCTACGTGTTGCATCTCGTGAAGGATGACTGTTCCTGCCTACTCTTATTAACCAGTTTTAATCACATACCTAGTAGTCCTCGGACAACCTCTAGAATCATGTTCCCATCTTGAAATGGCGCCATGACTCGGTTCTCAGGCGGCTAGCCAATTGGTCCCATGCAACAACGCAAATGATGCATGGCCACCTTCGAGCAGCTCTAAGGGCACGGCCTTGAATTGGGTCCGCTGACCCAAATAGAGTGCATCCTCTCTTTAAAGCGTACTACTAGATGGATGATAGGTACGTGGACCTCCCCGCTAGATCTTAGATCTAGTTTAAGCTTAGGAAGCGCTGGCCAACAACGTACTTAGCCTTGACAGCCTGTCTTTCAACCTACGCTGACAATTCTATGAAAATACACTAGTTTGAAGGAAAAGGATGCACTGAACTCTAGATTTTTTGCCCTTTTACTCGCCGGAAGTTGATGGTTAGGATTTCGGATGGCTTTTAACAACCACCAACAAATGGCGAGGGCCAATAGTGGCAGCGACATTTTGATCTCAGGGCGCGGAGGCCTAGGATCATCGTGATGGTGCAGATCCTGGCGGTGGCATCGCCGGCCTCATTGGCTAGGACCTGGGTTCAAAATTTCGGatcgaaatttctgaaattttgaaaatttcagTTCTATCGGACCCCCCCTAATATGATATAATTTCGGccgaaattttaatttttttttttaattttttttcgtgaatttggtaatattttgttcaaatttggtcaaattttattaaaaattttataaaatttcggCCACCCCTCATACAAATCAGCAAACCAAAACATTAAACCCTTGCTAGGACACAGAGTTCACCGCTACACATGATGCCTTCTTCAGTATGATGCCCCGCATAAGGCCTTGCTTGATCTGACGGTTGGGATATTCTCTGGGTGGGATCGAACGGAACAAACTCGAGAGCAAGAAAAAGGCTTACGCTGAGCAAATTAAGACGAGAGCTAGAAAAAGGCTTACGCTGAGCAAATTAAGACGAGAGctagacacacacacaaatGTTCGCATGATACGTTGCCTTGCCCCGGTTGCTGGATGGCTTTTGTGGCGCCCAAAGCAAAGTACTTGTTCGATGCCTGGCTGTGGATCAGAGGTAGTACAACCTTCCGATGCAGCTGGGTTTTATTCTTAGCTGAGACAGTAGTCGATCGAAATAAAGCTCTACAGCTGCAaggtttccttttctttttcagccTAAGAACCTCTCTTATTTTCTTCATTATTCAACATTTTATATTTAAATAGGAACTAGATATAAAGCATTTGaccgtttttttaaaaaactttcaaatataaCTAAAGTTATAACTAaagtataattacactataacttgtactatataatataacttgtataCACATGAAGGGTGGCATGTTGTCTAGCAGCAAATGCGGTGATACACCAAGTTGACAGTTTAACTCCTTGTTCATGCTCTTGCATGTGATTTCCTACCCTGCACGAATCTTGAGGCACAATCCAACGGTCATAGATTCAAAAGtttggggagaaaaaaaaactcggaCGTATTCAAGCAATTCCATTTAACTAACTTTTACTTTTAAGTCTAGCCCGTGTTAAgagaagtttaatagtatagcccactactaattccaattcatctatagagccaattcatacaatagttgtttaatATACTATCAATATATGGTCttacctatcatacacacactgcgtcttggatccgtgctgcagctagctataggtctgtagcccgctactcttatctctcatattttatcttattaaaatatgtttatagctggctccTCGAGAAACTTGACATATTTCTAAAtggaattttgttttttttaagaacagaGAGTACATAAATAAAATTTGACTGTGATTGTATATAGAAAACTGAAACTAGTCACAaggaggaaaaaagaagaagaagagggctATAAAAGTAATAAAGAGCAAATAAGGAGAAGATTATTTAGCTGTAGAGATCAACCGAAGAGAGCAAAGTATCAGTCCCCTCCGAGAGAGAGGGTTTAGAATAGTTTCCTCGTCAAACAATCCGCGCCGTCGTCTATATAAAAACCTCACCCTTCTCGTTACATCTTATCTCATCGTGTGTTAATTTGCATTTGCACTGCAAACGGCGGCCGGCCATGGACGGGCCCAGCGGCGCAACCGACACGGCCaacgcggccggcggcgacgcaaCGCTGGCTgttcctccgccaccgccgctgctgacCGGAACGGCCgttccgccgcccccgccggcaGCTGCCCAGCCGCAACCACAGCAAGCAACGGTGGCGGAGGgtgacccgccgccgccagcaacCGGTAGTGCAGAGGAGGTGGCCGGCAACGGCGAGCCTCCTCAACCGCCCGCCACTGATCCGGCGAGCGAACCCACTGCGCCGCCGGAACCACAGCGAGCAACAGAGGAGAAGAAGGGTGAcgagccaccaccaccggcatCAACCGGAGTGAAAGAGGAGGTGGCCGGCCATGGCCAGCCTCTTCCACCGCCCACCAGTACTCCGGCGAGCGAGCCCCCTGCGCCGCCGGAAccaaaacagcagcagcagcagcagcaagcaggcgacgcggcgaagcAGGCGGCGCCGTctgccgacgacgaggacggagGTAAAAAGAGGCACAGCCGTTGGAACTTCCTCCGCAACCTCTTCCGCCGCCACAAGGGCTCACTGCGCGACGCCGTGAAGGCCGCCGCTCTCACGAAGCcgcggaaggaggaggaggagaagagcaaGAAGACCGCCGGGCCCGATGAAGCCAgcaagctgccgccgccgccggctccacctCCCGCTCCCGACGATGACGCGGCTAGCCGTAGCCGGTCTACGCGGAGGAGGCTCGTGAAAGTGCTACGGGCCGTCCAATTCATCACGCGGTTGAAGAACTGGAGGAATCGCCCACCGGAGGACGGTAAAGCCAAAGAGGAGCAGAAGCCGTCTCCGGAGACGAAGGACAAAAAGCCACCGGAGACGACGGGGAAGGACAAAAAGCCGGCGGACCCGGAGCTGGGgcaagcgaaggagaagacgccggcgccgcagcaagaggaggagaagaaggagaaggaggaggagacgccAGAGGCGAAAGCGCagcggctagaggaggagaaGTCACGGCGGAGGTGGAAGGAACGCGGGGAGGCGCTCCTGCAGGAGATCCTCGAGGCCGCCTTCGAAGCGCTGCTCGCCGGCGAGTTCAACAAGCTCAAGGATCAGTGGCGGCAGTGCCTCCTCACCTTCTCCTTCTTCCCCGTCAACCACAAGGTGAAGAAGCAGGCGGTCACCTACTGGTGGGCCGCCCAGTTCGGCCTCCCGCACCGCCGCGCCCCCAGCGCGGCGGAGCCCCGCGGGTCGGAGGAGATCTTCGCCGAGTTCTGCGCCAGCGGCTTCCTCGAGCCGATCACCAGCCGCTGCAGCGGCGCGTCCCACGGCTGCCGCGTGAACCCGCTCGTCCACTGGATGGTGAAGCGGACGGCGAGGGGCGAATTCGCCGGCCTGGACCAGCACGGCCACCCCACCGTCGATCCGGGCGAGTCCAGGGTCCTCTGCCTCACGGCGAGCCACCGCGAGCTTCTACAGAGGCTAGGCAGGGCCGACGAGTCGCCGTCGGCGCCACCGTCCCCGACGAGAAAACTTTCGAAAGTCAAAACGCCCAGCCAACAAGACCGTCAGCAAAAAGAGGCAAAAGAAGACCGTCAGCAAAAGGAGCCAAATCCAACAGGAACGCCCTCCAAAATAGCCGTCAGCAAACTTGAGGGCGAGACGACAGTACGTATAGACTCCTCCCCTCTCATTTTCAAATTGGGTGTGGATTATTACCGATTTACACTTTTCAACTTTGACTCATCAGCAAAAGAAGCCAAACCCAACAGGAACGCCTTCCGAAATGGCCGTCAGCAGACTTGAGGGTGAGACGAAGGTACGTATAGAATCCCATCTCATTTTCAAATTGGGTGTGGATTATTACCGAATTACTATTTTCAACTTTGACTCGTCAGCAAAAGAAGCCAAACCCAATAGGAATGCCTTCCAAAATGGCCGTCAGCAAATTTGAGGGCGAGATGAAGGTACGTTTAGACTCCCCTCTCATTTTCAAATTGGGTGTGGATTATTACCGATTTACTgttttcaactttgttgttattAATAGTTTTATATGGTTAGGGTATGGTTTACAATATAACATATTTATATGGTGCAACATATTTTAAATagtatgactttttttttgcggggcaaTAGTTTGCCATATTTGATAGTATTAATAGAAAGGGGTTGTGAAAAATTGAGtgaatttgtgtatttcataccttggtgcccgggcaccgtggtatatatatatcctaCATTGCGAAATCTACTGCCAAGGGTTACTTGTCGTTCTAGTTTTATCTTAAATCAAACATGTATATCTTTCACCATTGATTTTAAAAACCCGTGTAATTTAATGGCAtgtgaattatatattatgaaattatttCTCATGATGAATCTAAAATTACAAATCTTAGAAATCAAACTATATGAGTATAGAAAATTATGGTCAAATATTATAATGTTTGACTTAGGACAGACTAAAACAACTAGTAATTTAAAACGAATGGTGCATTTTCAATTAATAAGGGGCAGTTGGTCTTTTTAGCCCTATCTTAATTTTCATTctagtgagttttttttaaaaaataataatttgcaTTCTAGTGGCTAAAATTGGAGTTATTTTGGTATTGAGGCAGTAACAAAGTTCTTTTCTACCATGTGCATAATTTAGGGAAGCATTACCACAATATGGAAAAGAAATGTAAATTTCTAATAGTGTGGCTCAaatacaaataaaaatattCCATCTAATAGAAAACCCCTATTAATTAGTTTCACACTATTTACCTGGTGCTAGTACACATGCTATAGAATTAAAAGCACTTTGGCCTTTATTTGAAATTATGAAACTAGAAAACTCATAAGTACCTAAAATTTTGCCTAAAAATGTATAATGAAGGAAAAATAAAGTCATATCCAAATATTAGTCAAATTcctatatgtacatatatattaatttgtAAATTTAAATGTTATTTTTTAGTTATGTTAACCATGTTGAACGGGATGATGTATAAATATTATCTAATGGCATACATTCAGAAATAGAGGCAGTACATTGTATATGCCGAAATCTCTGAACTGATATGTGATGTCCATCATATCCTTGGCatatttattaacatatttATTAGAGAAAAATGGAAGAACTTATTTTTCATATATCCAAAACAATCCAGATTTTTTATCAGTTAGAAATATAAAAGCTTATGCAATTATATATAATACTATAAAAGCCATGCTAGACACCATATTTTCTCCCAATGTGTTATAAATTACTACATTAATCAGCGAAGGAAAAAAAGACTTATTTTGTCGATCATAATGATCGGTCTAGATTATAATGGTGTAAATTGATTGACAGCTATATACAAGAGACAATTGTCTTTATATTATTAGAAGAAAGGGTTGTATATCAATTATAGACATTTTCAAATAAACTTTAATCTAGCTCCGCTCAATTGTATGGGAAATTTATATACTCCTCAAACATTAGCATTTGATCTTTATGAAAAATACAAACCTATATTCAGATGCAAAGCAACATGTTTATGTATTAGCATCATGCAACAAGTACTTTTACTCTACTTTGAAGGTGGTGTGAATGTCCAAAACAAATAAGTATTTCTAATCGGTGTGGGGATAAGATATTGTCACATATCTGGGCaataaattttttaattatttgtatGTCTAAATAAATACACATCTGTACCCtagatttgaattttgaatgcTTGAGGAAGGAGTGGTCAGGTAATGATTCAAAGACGCATGATTCATCTCCCATGTGTtcactttttttatttgaaaaatagagTACATATAGTGAAGGTCTAGTTTGTGTGAAAGATGTAAACATAGACTACCAAAGTGTTGTGCTTTGTGCTGCATGCACATTTGAATTGATATTCTTCTATCTCTTCTTTGCTCTAGGAGCAACAAAATGAAAATGACAAGATCAATCTCAAGCTTGAGCTCCAGAAGTTTCAAAACATACATGTAATCCTCAACATCAATGCACATGTGTATCGGCTCCCATATTGCTTGTTATCCTTTCTTGGCGATCGCCTGGTAGTCCTACAACTTGGTCGATGGTGGAACTCCGATAATAGCACATACTTGGAGGTGGAGGGGCTAGAGAAACTGAATGCCATCGGCAACCTCAAGAAACTCCGATACCTTGGCATTCGTGGGTTGTCAAAGCTGACGGAGCTACCCAAGAATGTCAACAAACTACAACAACTTGAAGTCCTGGATGTTCGTGGGTGCCAAAACCTGACCCATGTGATGTCATCTACTGTCAGGAACCTTAGGCAGTTGACCCATTTGGATCTCACTGAATGCTACATGCTGGAGCATATTGGATGGGAGATCACCTCCCTCTCAGAGCTTCAAGTATTCAAGGGTTTTGTCTTTGGCATTGATGCACCAAGGAGATATGTATTCCAATGTCGAGATAGGCATGCGTGTCATTTGCAAGACCTCAAGGCGATGAAGAATCTCCAAAAGCTCAGTATCAATGTTACAACTGATGCAAATGTTGACAAGAATGATATGGGGCAACTTAAGCATCTTGAAAGCCTCCAATCACTAACAATAACATGGGGTGAGTTGCCAAGCATCTTAACATCTGCAGaaagagaaaatgagaaaaagCAACTCCTTGAGAGGTGGACTAGCCTAGTGTTGCCGTTAAGTCTTGTGAAACTAGATGTCCGATGCTATCCCAGTGAAGAGATCCCATTTGAGTGGTTTGAACCAAAAGGGGCCATTAAGCCCAAAAACCTCAAGAAACTATATGTGAGAGGTGGAGCCGTTAAGAAACTAAATCTTCCCAAAGATAACAATATTAAGACTCTGCGCCTAAGATATCTCAAGGAATTTAAAatgaaatgggaagaaatattGGGTATGATGAACAATCTCCATTATGTGGAAGTTGTTTACAAGGATCCTAAGGTGATGAAGAGTGAAAAGATAAAACATCAAACAGATAATGTCGAGCTACAACCTCACATAATTAAGGAGAAGGAAAAGAAGgtaaaggaggaagaggaaaaatGTATGGCGGAgatcaaaaaaaatatgaggATACCAGATTCTACCTTGGATGAGCATGGGGTGTGGAAGAAGGATCAAAAGGAAGCTGATCAAAAGAAggcaaaggaggaagaggaaaaaCATATGGCGGAgatcaaaaaaaatatgggcATACCAGATTCTACCTTGGATGAGCATCGGGTGTCGAAGAATGATCAAAAGGAAGTTGATCAAAACAAGAAGGGCAAAGGCTGTGAGGGTGATGGGGATGGAAGCAAAGGTACACACTTCACCTACTATCTTGCCTTTAATAAATTTTGAGCATGCAATTGATTTCTATAGTTTTTCACACTTCTACTATATAACTACATTCCCTATTTCCATATGCTCTAGAATCTAGTAACTCTCAGAGTAAGGTGCATGATGGTCATGATTCCAAGGCTACTATCAACAATAATGTTACAAAAGTTTCTAGTGAATCCGACCTGACGGGAAAAGGTGAAATCATGATGCTACATAATATTTTTCTACAACTCCATACACATTTATATTAAACTACATTTTACAATTTTTGAACATTTAGAAGGTGCTCAAGGTACTAATTAGGATGTTGATATCCCAAAGGAATCTCACAATGTTGAAAATGCTCGTACTTGTAAGAACTGTGAATACTTTGAGAAAATTAGGAAGCACCATCATAAAGATAGCAAATGGAAAAATGTCATCGCATGTGAAAATGATATGTGGAACCTAATTTTTTTGATGGCACCAAGAAAATTGGATCACATTCATTTTGTataataaaattcaaaaatatatatatatgcattttcATTTGAATCTTTAAATGATGTTCAAGCTCATAATACCGAGCTACCCAAAAAAGGATACTCCTTAAACAGGGGGTCGTTGCCGATCATGACACCTTGAGTGCCCTAAggtatttctaaaaaaaaaaggtgataaTGGTGGAAATATACAGTTATCTTCTATATTAGAAGATGGAGATCATCATATATAAGAGTTTTAATCACTCATATATTGTACCTTTCATGTAGTTTTAACAAGAACTAATATGTGTTTGCATTTTcagaacaaaaggaaaaaacaagtAGGCGGTCCTAAAGTGCTCCTGGCATCGATATACTACTCAAGATAGTAAATCTGGTACTCCCAATGAGCAATCCTCTAGAGTAAATGATGCATTGGACACACCTAGTGAGCAACGTGATCTGAAAGGCACTGTATCTGACACATTCAGTGAGCATCATTCTGAATAAAAAACTGACATATTTGATGAATAACATGCTAGCAAAAATAAGGGACTTGGCGGACCTACTGGACAATGATATCCTCAATGTGAGTGGCCTTGAAACCTAGAAAACAGCCTCAAAGGAAAGTGATTCAAAATCAACACCACACCTTGCACCATATGTACATATGGTGCTTTGGCCATTGGCAAAGAAGTTATAGCCGATGACATAGAAAGTGACAAATAGAAGCTCCAGTAAGAGGTGCAAAATTATGCAGCATGGAGAGTCGCCTATCATCATGTGTGTTGTATTTGTGTGTGTAACAAGTATTCAATGCAAGCATAAACATGTCTTCAAATTCTTTTGGTTGTTTATAGTCGGTCCTCAAACCATTTAAATAAGATTTTATCATCTCGGTGCATTGGAAGAGCTTCCAATTTGTTACTTATGCTTGTTGTTAGTTGCATTTATTCATTTACATTCCACAATATTGTAAacattatagtgtaattatactacTAAGAGTATAGCTACATATTGATTAGGCAACTGGCCTCCTTTATGGTAAATTCATCTGAATAATAGTAATTGGTTTCCTCATGCCACAAACAGTGTATTTGCCAAACATCAAAACATGAATGAGTGATGAATGAGCTACCTTATGCATGCCATTTTATTCACCAAGCACATATATCAATTAAATATCATTACATCTTAAAGATTGTGATCACATTTGAATGTTATCATCTAACCATCCTCCAATCTTCATTTGTTTTTACCTTAAATATTTTATGACTTACTCTCTTCGTTTCAAATTAATTGTCGCCTAGGTTTGccctaagtcaaacattttaatcTATGACCATCAATTTTTATAAACACATAGTTTTCttaagatttatatttttagaatctctatgataaatattttgataatatataattcatatGTTGTTAAACAACatgatttctaaaaattaatggtcaaagatAGACATGTTTGATTTAGGACAAAGCTAGAATGACAAGC of the Oryza sativa Japonica Group chromosome 2, ASM3414082v1 genome contains:
- the LOC107277741 gene encoding uncharacterized protein isoform X2; this encodes MDGPSGATDTANAAGGDATLAVPPPPPLLTGTAVPPPPPAAAQPQPQQATVAEGDPPPPATGSAEEVAGNGEPPQPPATDPASEPTAPPEPQRATEEKKGDEPPPPASTGVKEEVAGHGQPLPPPTSTPASEPPAPPEPKQQQQQQQAGDAAKQAAPSADDEDGGKKRHSRWNFLRNLFRRHKGSLRDAVKAAALTKPRKEEEEKSKKTAGPDEASKLPPPPAPPPAPDDDAASRSRSTRRRLVKVLRAVQFITRLKNWRNRPPEDGKAKEEQKPSPETKDKKPPETTGKDKKPADPELGQAKEKTPAPQQEEEKKEKEEETPEAKAQRLEEEKSRRRWKERGEALLQEILEAAFEALLAGEFNKLKDQWRQCLLTFSFFPVNHKVKKQAVTYWWAAQFGLPHRRAPSAAEPRGSEEIFAEFCASGFLEPITSRCSGASHGCRVNPLVHWMVKRTARGEFAGLDQHGHPTVDPGESRVLCLTASHRELLQRLGRADESPSAPPSPTRKLSKVKTPSQQDRQQKEAKEDRQQKEPNPTGTPSKIAVSKLEGETTQKKPNPTGTPSEMAVSRLEGETKQKKPNPIGMPSKMAVSKFEGEMKEQQNENDKINLKLELQKFQNIHVILNINAHVYRLPYCLLSFLGDRLVVLQLGRWWNSDNSTYLEVEGLEKLNAIGNLKKLRYLGIRGLSKLTELPKNVNKLQQLEVLDVRGCQNLTHVMSSTVRNLRQLTHLDLTECYMLEHIGWEITSLSELQVFKGFVFGIDAPRRYVFQCRDRHACHLQDLKAMKNLQKLSINVTTDANVDKNDMGQLKHLESLQSLTITWGELPSILTSAERENEKKQLLERWTSLVLPLSLVKLDVRCYPSEEIPFEWFEPKGAIKPKNLKKLYVRGGAVKKLNLPKDNNIKTLRLRYLKEFKMKWEEILGMMNNLHYVEVVYKDPKVMKSEKIKHQTDNVELQPHIIKEKEKKVKEEEEKCMAEIKKNMRIPDSTLDEHGVWKKDQKEADQKKAKEEEEKHMAEIKKNMGIPDSTLDEHRVSKNDQKEVDQNKKGKGCEGDGDGSKEQKEKTSRRS
- the LOC107277741 gene encoding uncharacterized protein isoform X1 translates to MDGPSGATDTANAAGGDATLAVPPPPPLLTGTAVPPPPPAAAQPQPQQATVAEGDPPPPATGSAEEVAGNGEPPQPPATDPASEPTAPPEPQRATEEKKGDEPPPPASTGVKEEVAGHGQPLPPPTSTPASEPPAPPEPKQQQQQQQAGDAAKQAAPSADDEDGGKKRHSRWNFLRNLFRRHKGSLRDAVKAAALTKPRKEEEEKSKKTAGPDEASKLPPPPAPPPAPDDDAASRSRSTRRRLVKVLRAVQFITRLKNWRNRPPEDGKAKEEQKPSPETKDKKPPETTGKDKKPADPELGQAKEKTPAPQQEEEKKEKEEETPEAKAQRLEEEKSRRRWKERGEALLQEILEAAFEALLAGEFNKLKDQWRQCLLTFSFFPVNHKVKKQAVTYWWAAQFGLPHRRAPSAAEPRGSEEIFAEFCASGFLEPITSRCSGASHGCRVNPLVHWMVKRTARGEFAGLDQHGHPTVDPGESRVLCLTASHRELLQRLGRADESPSAPPSPTRKLSKVKTPSQQDRQQKEAKEDRQQKEPNPTGTPSKIAVSKLEGETTQKKPNPTGTPSEMAVSRLEGETKQKKPNPIGMPSKMAVSKFEGEMKEQQNENDKINLKLELQKFQNIHVILNINAHVYRLPYCLLSFLGDRLVVLQLGRWWNSDNSTYLEVEGLEKLNAIGNLKKLRYLGIRGLSKLTELPKNVNKLQQLEVLDVRGCQNLTHVMSSTVRNLRQLTHLDLTECYMLEHIGWEITSLSELQVFKGFVFGIDAPRRYVFQCRDRHACHLQDLKAMKNLQKLSINVTTDANVDKNDMGQLKHLESLQSLTITWGELPSILTSAERENEKKQLLERWTSLVLPLSLVKLDVRCYPSEEIPFEWFEPKGAIKPKNLKKLYVRGGAVKKLNLPKDNNIKTLRLRYLKEFKMKWEEILGMMNNLHYVEVVYKDPKVMKSEKIKHQTDNVELQPHIIKEKEKKVKEEEEKCMAEIKKNMRIPDSTLDEHGVWKKDQKEADQKKAKEEEEKHMAEIKKNMGIPDSTLDEHRVSKNDQKEVDQNKKGKGCEGDGDGSKESSNSQSKVHDGHDSKATINNNVTKVSSESDLTGKEQKEKTSRRS